Genomic DNA from Desulfovibrio desulfuricans:
TTGAAAACTGAAATTCACATTATTCGGAAGACGCCTTTCTCTGTCGCCGTTTAATCTGCAGTATGGTATCTCTTTTTCAATCTTTTCGATCAAATAATCCCGAAGCTGACTTTCTTTTTCCATTCTTCTTTCCATAGACGCTGCAGCTATTTCAACTGCTTTCCCGAAACCGACGATTCCTGGAACATTTTCAGTTCCTGCACGACGTCTCCTCTCCTGTGCTCCTCCGTGGATCA
This window encodes:
- a CDS encoding aminotransferase class V-fold PLP-dependent enzyme gives rise to the protein IHGGAQERRRRAGTENVPGIVGFGKAVEIAAASMERRMEKESQLRDYLIEKIEKEIPYCRLNGDRERRLPNNVNFSFQ